The proteins below come from a single Micromonospora citrea genomic window:
- a CDS encoding AIPR family protein: MSQNSLSAYAQELVAEVLATAEAENATAPDTFTRRVLDELEQAGEIENTFTAYHKAHGLEVNGYGTNESLGTLDLFITHFSLRPEEDRLPRAQVETLLRRLATFVRKCRDGLARDIDESSDVHDMCVAVEKALPDAPRIRLFLLTDVVSAVSSIPPGDLDGLKVTHEIWDLTRLHRLSSSGTLSEPIVVDFDPPLPCLATPETDRNYSVFLAIIPGQELANLYGKHGTRLLELNVRSFLQTKGGVNRGIRDTLLHNPDRFLAYNNGITATASTVEFTQLPGGGQAISRVHDLQIVNGGQTTASIHYAYTRDKADLGRVHIQMKLTRVSPDRLQEIVPEISKYSNTQNKVTVVDFSSNHPFHVGIEKITRSLWAPAADGSGQETRWFYERARGQYTDALARERTPSNQRKFKSLHPLAQKFTKADAAKYIHSWAGLPYLVSRGAEKNFRELMMRMGDNVPDINISFGQRLIAKAILFKATDKIVAAQDFGGYKINITSYSIARLAEATARRIDLDRIWREQGLSPALVTALEELCVPVRDVIVNPLRGGTNIGEWAKRPDCWEAVLAVPWTVPDELIAELTDQPVEDSAPTVPDDTSGDVASVTAISAPEWFAVARWAKETRNLQPWQRQLAETVGRYVNNGWPVTDKQATQALRLMDEAKRLGFHANH, encoded by the coding sequence ATGAGCCAGAACAGCCTGTCGGCTTACGCTCAGGAACTCGTCGCCGAGGTGCTCGCGACGGCCGAGGCGGAGAACGCCACAGCCCCCGACACCTTCACCCGTCGCGTGCTCGACGAACTGGAGCAGGCCGGCGAGATCGAGAACACCTTCACCGCTTACCACAAGGCCCACGGGCTGGAGGTCAACGGCTACGGCACCAACGAATCCCTGGGGACTCTCGATCTCTTCATCACCCACTTCAGTCTCAGGCCTGAGGAGGACCGCCTGCCGCGGGCCCAAGTCGAGACCTTGCTCAGGCGCCTGGCAACCTTCGTCCGCAAATGCCGTGACGGTCTCGCGCGGGACATCGACGAGTCCTCCGACGTGCATGACATGTGCGTCGCGGTCGAGAAGGCGCTGCCCGATGCCCCCCGCATCCGTCTTTTCCTCCTCACCGACGTTGTCAGTGCGGTCTCCAGCATCCCGCCCGGGGACCTGGACGGCCTGAAGGTCACTCACGAGATCTGGGACCTGACCCGCCTTCACCGGTTGTCCTCGTCCGGGACGCTGAGTGAACCGATCGTGGTTGACTTCGATCCGCCACTGCCCTGCCTGGCCACTCCTGAGACCGACCGGAACTACTCGGTCTTCCTGGCCATCATTCCAGGACAGGAACTGGCCAACCTCTACGGCAAACACGGCACGCGTCTGCTCGAGCTCAACGTTCGCTCGTTCCTGCAGACCAAGGGTGGCGTCAACCGCGGCATCCGCGACACCCTGCTGCACAACCCTGACCGGTTCCTGGCCTACAACAACGGGATCACGGCCACAGCCTCGACCGTGGAGTTCACCCAGCTCCCCGGCGGCGGGCAGGCGATCAGCCGGGTCCACGACCTGCAGATCGTCAACGGTGGCCAGACAACAGCGTCAATCCACTACGCCTATACCAGGGACAAGGCGGACCTCGGCCGGGTCCACATCCAGATGAAACTGACCCGGGTCTCTCCGGACCGGTTGCAGGAGATCGTTCCTGAAATCTCCAAGTACTCGAACACCCAGAACAAGGTCACGGTCGTCGACTTCAGCTCGAATCACCCATTCCACGTCGGCATCGAGAAAATCACGCGATCGCTATGGGCCCCCGCTGCAGACGGCAGCGGGCAGGAGACTCGCTGGTTCTATGAGCGCGCGCGCGGGCAGTACACCGACGCGCTCGCCCGCGAACGGACGCCGTCCAACCAGCGCAAGTTCAAGAGCCTGCATCCTCTCGCTCAGAAGTTCACCAAGGCGGACGCGGCAAAGTACATCCATTCCTGGGCTGGGCTCCCTTACCTGGTGAGCCGAGGGGCTGAGAAGAACTTCCGCGAGCTTATGATGCGGATGGGTGACAACGTTCCGGACATCAACATCAGCTTCGGCCAGCGGCTCATCGCCAAGGCGATCCTGTTTAAGGCGACCGACAAGATTGTCGCTGCTCAGGACTTCGGCGGCTACAAGATCAACATCACGTCATACTCAATCGCCCGGCTCGCTGAGGCGACGGCACGACGGATCGACCTGGATCGGATCTGGCGGGAGCAGGGCCTAAGCCCAGCCCTCGTCACAGCCTTGGAAGAGCTCTGCGTCCCCGTTCGTGATGTGATTGTCAACCCTCTCCGGGGCGGCACCAACATCGGCGAGTGGGCGAAGCGTCCGGACTGCTGGGAGGCAGTCCTCGCCGTCCCATGGACGGTGCCGGACGAACTCATCGCCGAGCTTACTGACCAGCCCGTCGAAGACAGCGCGCCAACGGTGCCGGACGACACCTCCGGTGACGTCGCCTCGGTGACGGCCATCTCCGCACCCGAGTGGTTTGCAGTGGCACGTTGGGCGAAGGAAACCCGCAACCTGCAGCCTTGGCAACGCCAGTTGGCCGAGACCGTGGGCCGGTACGTGAACAACGGCTGGCCGGTCACCGACAAACAGGCCACTCAGGCGCTTCGACTCATGGATGAGGCGAAGCGACTCGGGTTCCACGCCAACCACTGA
- a CDS encoding sigma factor-like helix-turn-helix DNA-binding protein — translation MTSTAFGDLPPEAYHDAPWTRLLPWLAPYTPATARELVDLTPSPDWWITESPAVTTMTVEHEELCRHLAQLFVVRHSTAAFGPSFPTVPRQLPLSTLAISSRVATTFQRLQVQTVADLEPLTVGDLYDVRGTGHNTVEDAVTALVSAAIVRSGEQDEWDGPEDEGEPLRGSMPAPLPPVQLQMLEDLSQLAVWRHIRRRGDQSLLNVVVEDGAPEEIQELALRLNAFTAADMVSATASSDPVLEFTAFLSELDERQVRILRDRFLGRPPKKLAELADDFDVSRERVRQIESKVKDLLVGRFHFGTAVGNLLASIRTEIQPIAALDRLITLHPDLARDVPGVSVPLWLVLDRLDDYFEVTDGWAAAPDVPAAREQTRTLLEDFATEHGLVDLAAVAAATPMPKAELLAWLSWCGYTLHNNQILTRTRSLSDHAAGLLAATGEPLHIDELQLQMGRDNSVRSLANQLADDERFVRTDRATWGLASWHLEEYTSIRQQIGLELAAAGGELEIGQLVESITSRFDVSPSSVQAYAGNGDYEIAQGVVRRRESPAAPRKAPSATRRLFKYDDGWWKLRVTVTRDHLRGSGFPVPSGVASLVGCAQGEVVELESDLGTQSIRWTGLQPSSGTIKRFLDRLEVREGQNVFLEFAPYGRFDVSLQDPVDPEDHPLEQAAALTGCAEGVGDPEDAQMALAMAVDLPVDAKPRQILAAYRQRGDDDIAGLLEEVWTRPRRHWVDLSPTDPSDPGAVRNGQDNGGDASNENVAVEAEPQGQASSDNGSVSVPTGYRSVGWVRPHEAEAAVLAYQLHSDVPVHDGENIAGWARYVDDSSGDASKFRANVMLVRARSQGERVVCWIREHEAFAIVQAAAEKRPIAVRGPDGVAAGMVQYFRPGSEAAERYRSTTRLLRGHGQAG, via the coding sequence GTGACCAGCACAGCATTCGGGGATCTGCCCCCCGAGGCGTACCACGACGCGCCTTGGACCCGGCTGCTGCCTTGGCTGGCTCCGTACACGCCGGCGACAGCACGAGAACTTGTGGATCTGACTCCTTCACCTGACTGGTGGATCACTGAGTCGCCGGCGGTCACCACGATGACCGTTGAGCACGAGGAACTGTGCCGTCATCTCGCCCAGCTGTTCGTCGTCCGTCATTCAACCGCTGCCTTCGGCCCAAGTTTCCCCACAGTCCCGCGCCAACTGCCTCTGTCCACTCTTGCGATCAGCTCCAGGGTCGCGACAACATTTCAGCGCCTGCAGGTGCAGACGGTCGCCGATCTCGAGCCCTTGACAGTCGGAGACCTTTACGACGTCCGCGGGACGGGGCACAACACGGTTGAGGATGCCGTCACAGCCCTCGTCTCGGCAGCGATCGTCCGGTCCGGTGAGCAGGACGAATGGGATGGCCCGGAAGACGAAGGGGAGCCGCTACGCGGGTCAATGCCGGCTCCTCTACCCCCCGTCCAGCTTCAGATGCTGGAGGACCTCAGCCAGTTGGCGGTCTGGCGTCACATCCGACGTCGCGGCGACCAGTCCCTGCTGAATGTCGTGGTCGAGGACGGAGCGCCTGAGGAAATCCAGGAACTGGCTCTCCGGCTCAACGCATTCACGGCGGCGGACATGGTTTCCGCCACCGCAAGCTCGGATCCGGTCCTTGAGTTCACCGCGTTCCTGTCCGAGCTCGACGAGCGGCAGGTTCGCATTCTGCGCGACCGGTTCCTTGGCAGGCCCCCGAAGAAACTCGCGGAGCTGGCGGACGACTTCGATGTTTCCCGCGAGCGAGTCCGGCAGATCGAGAGCAAGGTGAAGGATCTGCTTGTCGGAAGATTCCACTTCGGCACAGCTGTCGGGAATCTCCTGGCGAGTATACGCACGGAGATCCAACCGATCGCCGCCTTGGACCGGCTGATCACCCTGCACCCCGACCTCGCCCGGGATGTCCCAGGGGTCAGCGTCCCACTCTGGCTCGTGCTGGACCGCTTGGACGACTATTTCGAGGTGACAGACGGGTGGGCGGCAGCTCCCGACGTCCCCGCCGCGCGCGAACAGACCCGCACCCTGCTTGAGGACTTCGCGACGGAACACGGCCTCGTAGATCTGGCCGCTGTCGCCGCTGCCACCCCGATGCCGAAGGCCGAGCTGCTCGCCTGGCTCAGCTGGTGTGGCTACACGCTTCACAACAACCAGATCCTGACCCGCACCCGCTCCCTCAGTGATCACGCCGCAGGCCTCCTGGCCGCGACTGGCGAACCGCTTCACATCGACGAGCTTCAGCTGCAGATGGGCCGGGACAACAGCGTTCGGAGTCTCGCCAACCAACTGGCCGACGACGAGCGTTTCGTGAGGACCGACCGGGCAACCTGGGGGCTTGCGAGCTGGCACTTGGAGGAGTACACGTCGATCCGGCAGCAGATTGGCCTGGAGCTGGCCGCCGCAGGGGGCGAGCTGGAAATCGGACAGCTCGTCGAGTCAATCACGAGCCGTTTCGACGTGTCACCGAGCAGCGTGCAGGCCTACGCCGGGAACGGTGACTACGAGATTGCGCAGGGTGTGGTCCGACGTCGGGAATCCCCCGCAGCACCTCGCAAGGCGCCAAGCGCCACCCGCCGGCTCTTCAAGTACGACGACGGCTGGTGGAAGCTGCGTGTCACCGTCACCCGAGACCACCTCCGCGGCTCTGGCTTCCCGGTGCCCTCCGGAGTGGCCAGTCTCGTGGGGTGTGCACAGGGCGAGGTCGTCGAGCTTGAATCGGATCTCGGCACGCAGAGCATCCGATGGACGGGACTGCAGCCGTCAAGCGGAACGATCAAGAGGTTCCTCGACCGCCTTGAGGTGCGGGAAGGCCAGAACGTTTTCCTTGAGTTCGCCCCGTACGGTCGATTTGACGTTTCGCTTCAAGATCCGGTGGATCCCGAGGACCACCCTCTGGAGCAGGCTGCGGCGCTCACGGGCTGCGCTGAGGGGGTCGGGGACCCGGAAGACGCACAGATGGCCTTGGCCATGGCAGTTGATCTTCCAGTCGATGCCAAGCCCCGACAAATCCTGGCGGCTTACCGGCAGCGCGGCGATGATGACATTGCGGGTCTCCTTGAGGAGGTATGGACCCGTCCTCGCCGTCACTGGGTCGATCTGTCGCCAACTGATCCGTCAGATCCCGGGGCCGTGCGGAACGGCCAGGACAACGGGGGCGACGCCAGCAACGAAAATGTCGCCGTCGAGGCGGAACCACAGGGCCAGGCCTCGTCCGACAACGGCTCCGTGTCCGTGCCGACGGGGTACCGCAGTGTGGGGTGGGTCCGGCCGCATGAGGCGGAGGCCGCTGTGCTGGCTTACCAACTGCACTCCGACGTTCCCGTGCACGATGGAGAAAACATTGCGGGCTGGGCCAGGTACGTCGACGACAGCTCCGGTGACGCATCCAAGTTCCGCGCCAACGTGATGCTGGTCAGAGCCAGGTCGCAGGGCGAGCGCGTCGTGTGCTGGATCCGCGAGCACGAGGCGTTCGCCATCGTCCAGGCAGCAGCAGAGAAGCGGCCCATAGCTGTTCGCGGACCCGACGGCGTCGCCGCGGGGATGGTGCAGTACTTCCGGCCTGGCAGCGAGGCCGCCGAACGATACAGGAGCACAACGCGACTGCTCCGCGGCCACGGGCAAGCTGGCTGA
- a CDS encoding AAA domain-containing protein, with amino-acid sequence MLSPSTSSTESPALILDRATSLVEYLMAVRAQMEKPARTVPTADAFWQHDLPDHAACEVGVSTDGSWLRVGLPAAAKPIRTPSEFAPYLAGPSSYAAEPRLAGDEETIGRLQERFAQWREREWRPWADQARRTEAARDLHRSLFDLKHRVDMNAATHELVWGHGVIRVEVGGHRVQYPLVVTPVAIEFDADRSTVTVVPQGAARLQTDPLTGLDERYLGQLLALAGPGGQIDLDVWQDLDRVEFFERALRRMGHDPVVRDRGAAAPAGPHVHDTGVLFLRPRQRMLRRFLEELRARLLAGDTASIGALAAVLAHEPSRLEMPQDQPARWAPLGERLLMPLPTNEAQESIARRLAQHRNVAVQGPPGTGKTHTIRNLICHLMAHGKRVLVVAQKEDPLRVLRDGLPQEIQSLCLAVLGRSTDQLVQLQLAARELSDRGATLDRRSEQQRVDRLRRQLEEAERDLGQALAGLRTMAENESAHYEIDGIRLSPSDVGNWLREQADRYGDIPDALPPDAEAPLSVEEFTELLDIARRTVAQDRAQAMRHLPTAAELPAEAAVLAARRELAAVREELDRLAAAGVVLPEVRAIGRPALDDLVGELRQALTLLAGREGAWTDRLATLLQADPNWQTMWQDHVTACQRALADLTAAARTLAGHQVNVPETQLAEPRRLLAQLAELRQRFATGKGVNRLFQGTLARLAADCRIDGEALRTTDDVDIAVAHVTRLRLRQELNTRWTEWRQLLDLPTDLGDQPDLWVGRLLTDAATALDWDRRRWPTLHAAVRRLVPRAEQAVDVRRLTALTDLVSRCATVFDHDRLIADERALGATLQEGMSSTDASELWRLLDQTRQHADLAGWDGILAEVRRLAALRPDAQRFAQLAERLRPAAPGWTAQIEDGTATALGGTGADCPHRWQWRRAQTWFDAVVGSVDPVALGRRIEQTRERIRRLTQELVVASSWLEVSKALDDRRRAALADWTTALRKIGKGTGKNAAQWQAHAQRAMNAAVDAVPVWVMSVDRAIEQFAGGAHFDVVIVDEASQADMFSLPILSLAERAVVVGDDQQIGPQLSFVGTVTGLINSHLVDVPSAEHFDPESSLYDHAVRRSPERILLTEHFRSVPAIIGFSSQTYYGGEIEPLRTDRPAGIGEPVIAVHVPEGIRQDLPTYGNVNVAEAEALVERVAAIVADPAYDGRTIGVVSLLSTSGQALYLLARLRETVGEEEMERRRLRVGDSYTFQGDERDIVLVSTVVSPHNGVVSAFTKRDHHRRVNVAASRARDQLWVFHSVQPADLREDDARGLLLTYCQNVTAAEEAYDDLEKRCDSDFERAVLRRILRRGYRPLPQFRIGGYRIDFVLPAPDGRRLAIECDGDAYHGPDQWESDMRRQAILERVGNCVFVRIRGSVFSRDPEAALEPLWQRIDELGIMFAEPTLESPRALPAVDATNPTIVVDDVARDGEALSSEPHPALTGGPTTAGASASTADGSAWMHIDQETTSDGSAAAGPQPIVETQALDNLPDLGATAPRPLAEPVQTSGNASALRQGDIKVEISAVDEPSARQSEPVAEARPLNQLRPEVPSDPDEQAKPRLASTGLPRQAARDSDAGQPKEWTTPPPADGQGSLPAPSLEDSTMEPEPPVPAGYDSLAWLRPYEAQAAITSYQQRSDIPIRHDGKVLGWARFHPGTSAEARTHRANIRIDRTGPDGPEVVCWVHQNEAKAVIQAASRRRNIFWEVPHGGRGGLVQYFSPTSPAAVRHRSVTRLLRSVEHVPTGATDSGAGNTQDIAKPVEERDAERPQRQATMQKAEGVSRARADLTASTTQGTSEQSGLERAFHQAMVRILVRARDEANYNPTLLLRMVTEMGGLVAARRLLHNPVVSDGFTALWERGRVDLTVEALVLQAEFHPLFTEGELTVASCRVKGAGSRSS; translated from the coding sequence ATGCTCTCCCCCTCCACGTCCTCGACGGAATCGCCCGCGCTGATCCTGGACCGGGCCACCTCCCTGGTCGAGTACCTGATGGCCGTGCGGGCCCAGATGGAGAAGCCGGCCCGGACGGTGCCCACGGCCGACGCCTTCTGGCAGCACGACCTCCCGGATCACGCCGCCTGCGAGGTGGGTGTCTCCACCGACGGCAGCTGGCTGCGGGTCGGCCTGCCCGCTGCCGCCAAGCCGATCCGGACGCCGAGCGAGTTCGCCCCGTACCTGGCCGGGCCGTCGTCGTACGCGGCCGAGCCCCGGCTCGCGGGCGACGAGGAGACGATCGGGAGGCTCCAGGAACGGTTCGCGCAGTGGCGTGAGCGGGAGTGGCGCCCCTGGGCCGACCAGGCCCGGCGTACGGAGGCGGCACGGGACCTGCACCGCAGCCTGTTCGACCTGAAGCACCGCGTCGACATGAACGCGGCCACGCACGAGCTGGTGTGGGGGCACGGCGTCATCCGCGTCGAGGTCGGCGGGCACCGCGTGCAGTACCCGCTGGTGGTGACGCCGGTCGCCATCGAGTTCGACGCCGACCGGTCGACGGTCACCGTGGTGCCGCAGGGCGCCGCCCGGTTGCAGACCGACCCGCTGACCGGCCTCGACGAGCGCTACCTCGGCCAACTGCTCGCGCTTGCCGGCCCCGGCGGCCAAATCGACCTCGACGTGTGGCAGGACCTCGACCGGGTCGAGTTCTTCGAGCGGGCCCTGCGCCGGATGGGCCACGACCCCGTCGTCCGGGACCGCGGGGCGGCGGCACCGGCCGGCCCGCACGTCCACGACACCGGCGTGCTCTTCCTGCGCCCCCGCCAGCGGATGCTGCGCCGCTTCCTGGAGGAGCTTCGCGCCCGGCTGCTCGCCGGAGACACCGCGAGCATCGGCGCACTGGCCGCCGTCCTGGCGCACGAGCCGAGCCGGCTGGAGATGCCGCAGGACCAGCCGGCGCGGTGGGCGCCGCTGGGGGAGCGGCTGCTCATGCCGCTGCCGACCAACGAGGCGCAGGAGTCCATCGCGCGCCGGCTGGCGCAGCACCGCAACGTCGCCGTGCAGGGACCGCCCGGCACCGGCAAGACCCACACCATCCGCAACCTCATCTGCCACCTCATGGCGCACGGCAAGCGGGTGCTCGTGGTGGCGCAGAAGGAGGACCCGCTGCGGGTCCTGCGCGACGGCCTGCCGCAGGAGATCCAGTCGCTGTGCCTGGCGGTGCTCGGCCGCTCCACCGACCAGCTCGTGCAGCTCCAGCTGGCCGCCCGCGAGCTCTCCGACCGTGGGGCGACCCTCGACAGGCGGAGCGAACAACAGCGGGTCGACCGGCTTCGCCGCCAGCTCGAAGAGGCCGAGCGGGACCTCGGCCAGGCGCTCGCCGGCCTGCGGACGATGGCCGAGAACGAGTCCGCGCACTACGAGATCGACGGCATCCGGCTGTCGCCGAGCGACGTCGGAAACTGGCTGCGGGAGCAGGCCGACCGCTACGGCGACATCCCCGACGCCCTACCGCCCGACGCCGAGGCCCCGCTGAGCGTCGAGGAGTTCACCGAGCTGCTCGACATCGCCCGCCGTACGGTCGCGCAGGACCGCGCGCAGGCGATGCGGCACCTGCCCACGGCGGCCGAGCTGCCCGCCGAGGCGGCCGTCCTCGCCGCGCGGCGCGAACTCGCGGCCGTCCGGGAGGAACTCGACCGGCTCGCCGCCGCCGGGGTGGTCCTGCCGGAGGTACGCGCCATCGGCCGGCCGGCCCTCGACGACCTCGTCGGGGAGCTGCGCCAGGCGCTGACGCTGCTCGCCGGGCGGGAGGGCGCGTGGACCGACCGGCTCGCCACCCTGCTCCAGGCCGACCCGAACTGGCAGACCATGTGGCAGGACCACGTGACGGCCTGCCAGCGCGCGCTTGCCGACCTGACCGCGGCGGCCCGGACGCTGGCCGGTCACCAGGTGAACGTCCCCGAGACGCAGCTCGCCGAGCCGCGCCGCCTCCTCGCCCAGCTCGCCGAGCTGCGGCAGCGGTTCGCGACCGGCAAGGGCGTCAACCGGCTCTTCCAGGGCACCCTCGCCCGGTTGGCCGCCGACTGCCGTATCGACGGCGAGGCCCTGCGCACCACCGACGACGTCGACATCGCCGTCGCACACGTCACTCGGCTGCGGCTGCGCCAGGAGCTGAACACCCGGTGGACCGAATGGCGGCAGCTGCTCGACCTGCCCACCGACCTCGGCGACCAGCCCGACCTGTGGGTGGGCCGGCTGCTCACCGACGCCGCCACCGCGCTCGACTGGGACCGGCGCCGCTGGCCCACCCTGCACGCCGCCGTCCGCCGGCTGGTGCCCCGCGCCGAGCAGGCGGTCGACGTACGCCGGCTCACCGCCCTCACCGACCTGGTCTCCCGGTGCGCGACGGTGTTCGACCACGACCGCCTGATCGCCGACGAGCGGGCCCTCGGCGCGACCCTGCAGGAGGGCATGTCCAGCACGGACGCCAGCGAGCTGTGGCGGCTGCTCGACCAGACCCGCCAGCACGCCGACCTGGCCGGCTGGGACGGCATCCTCGCCGAGGTGCGCCGGCTCGCCGCGCTGCGCCCCGACGCCCAGCGCTTCGCCCAGCTCGCGGAACGGCTGCGGCCGGCCGCGCCGGGCTGGACCGCCCAGATCGAGGACGGCACCGCGACCGCGCTCGGCGGCACCGGGGCCGACTGCCCGCACCGCTGGCAGTGGCGCCGGGCGCAGACCTGGTTCGACGCCGTCGTCGGCAGCGTCGACCCCGTCGCACTCGGACGCCGGATCGAGCAGACGCGGGAACGGATCCGGCGGCTCACACAGGAGCTCGTCGTCGCCTCCTCCTGGCTGGAGGTCTCCAAGGCCCTCGACGACCGCCGCCGGGCCGCGCTCGCCGACTGGACCACCGCACTGCGCAAGATCGGCAAGGGTACGGGCAAGAACGCCGCCCAGTGGCAGGCCCACGCCCAGCGGGCGATGAACGCCGCCGTCGACGCCGTGCCCGTCTGGGTCATGTCCGTCGACCGGGCCATCGAGCAGTTCGCCGGCGGCGCCCACTTCGACGTCGTGATCGTCGACGAGGCGTCCCAGGCGGACATGTTCTCCCTGCCGATCCTCAGCCTCGCCGAACGCGCCGTGGTCGTCGGCGACGACCAGCAGATCGGCCCGCAGCTCTCGTTCGTCGGCACGGTCACCGGCCTGATCAACTCGCACCTGGTCGACGTGCCCTCCGCCGAGCACTTCGACCCCGAGAGCAGCCTCTACGACCACGCCGTGCGGCGCTCGCCGGAGCGCATCCTGCTCACCGAGCACTTCCGCTCCGTACCGGCGATCATCGGGTTCTCCAGCCAGACGTACTACGGCGGGGAGATCGAGCCGCTGCGCACCGACCGGCCCGCCGGCATCGGCGAACCCGTCATCGCCGTGCACGTCCCCGAGGGCATCCGTCAGGACCTGCCCACCTACGGCAACGTCAACGTCGCTGAGGCCGAGGCACTCGTCGAGCGGGTCGCCGCGATCGTCGCCGACCCCGCGTACGACGGGCGCACGATCGGCGTGGTGAGCCTGCTCAGCACCAGCGGGCAAGCCCTCTACCTGCTCGCCCGCCTGCGCGAGACGGTGGGCGAGGAGGAGATGGAACGGCGCCGGCTGCGCGTCGGCGACTCGTACACCTTCCAGGGCGACGAACGCGACATCGTCCTCGTGTCGACGGTCGTCTCACCGCACAACGGCGTCGTCTCCGCCTTCACCAAGCGCGACCACCACCGGCGGGTCAACGTCGCCGCCTCCCGGGCCCGCGACCAGCTCTGGGTCTTCCACTCGGTGCAGCCCGCCGACCTGCGCGAGGACGACGCCCGAGGGCTGCTGCTCACCTACTGCCAGAACGTCACCGCCGCCGAGGAGGCCTACGACGACCTGGAGAAGCGCTGCGACAGCGACTTCGAACGCGCGGTGCTGCGGCGGATCCTGCGCCGGGGCTACCGGCCGCTGCCGCAGTTCCGCATCGGCGGATACCGGATCGACTTCGTCCTGCCGGCGCCGGACGGGCGACGGCTCGCCATCGAGTGCGACGGCGACGCCTACCACGGGCCGGACCAGTGGGAGAGCGACATGCGCCGGCAGGCGATCCTGGAGCGCGTCGGCAACTGCGTCTTCGTCCGCATCCGGGGCAGCGTCTTCAGCCGGGACCCGGAGGCGGCGCTGGAGCCGCTCTGGCAGCGCATCGACGAGCTGGGCATCATGTTCGCTGAGCCGACTCTCGAATCGCCGCGGGCCCTCCCCGCAGTCGACGCCACCAACCCGACGATAGTCGTGGATGACGTTGCCCGTGACGGAGAAGCTCTGTCCTCGGAACCTCATCCGGCTCTCACTGGCGGGCCGACGACCGCTGGGGCCAGCGCCTCTACTGCCGATGGCTCCGCCTGGATGCATATTGACCAAGAGACCACATCGGACGGCTCTGCCGCAGCGGGGCCGCAGCCGATCGTCGAGACTCAGGCCTTGGACAACCTGCCGGATTTGGGGGCCACGGCACCTCGGCCGTTGGCCGAGCCCGTTCAGACATCGGGGAACGCTTCCGCCCTTCGCCAAGGCGACATCAAGGTTGAGATCTCGGCAGTGGACGAGCCATCGGCGCGCCAGTCTGAGCCGGTCGCTGAGGCTCGCCCGCTGAATCAGCTGCGTCCTGAGGTACCGTCGGACCCCGATGAGCAGGCCAAGCCACGGCTGGCCTCAACCGGGCTGCCTCGACAAGCAGCAAGGGATTCGGACGCCGGACAACCGAAAGAGTGGACGACGCCTCCTCCGGCGGACGGGCAAGGCTCTCTCCCAGCTCCGTCCCTCGAGGACAGCACGATGGAACCGGAGCCCCCGGTGCCTGCTGGATACGACAGTCTCGCGTGGCTGCGGCCGTACGAGGCGCAGGCCGCCATCACCAGCTACCAGCAGCGGTCTGACATCCCCATCCGGCACGACGGAAAGGTACTCGGGTGGGCCAGGTTTCACCCAGGCACCTCTGCGGAGGCCCGAACTCACCGCGCAAATATCAGAATTGACCGGACCGGTCCCGATGGCCCTGAAGTAGTTTGCTGGGTGCACCAGAACGAGGCGAAGGCGGTCATCCAAGCAGCCAGCAGGAGGCGGAACATCTTCTGGGAGGTTCCCCATGGTGGCCGCGGGGGGTTGGTCCAATACTTCTCACCCACCAGCCCGGCAGCAGTCCGACATCGGAGTGTGACCCGTCTGCTGCGTTCGGTGGAACACGTTCCAACTGGCGCTACGGATTCAGGTGCCGGGAACACCCAGGATATCGCGAAGCCGGTTGAGGAACGTGACGCTGAGCGACCGCAGCGGCAAGCAACGATGCAGAAGGCGGAAGGGGTATCTCGCGCTCGCGCGGATTTGACGGCCTCAACCACCCAGGGGACGAGTGAGCAATCAGGGCTGGAGCGAGCCTTTCACCAGGCGATGGTTCGTATCCTCGTGCGGGCGCGCGATGAGGCCAACTACAACCCGACTCTCCTGCTGAGGATGGTCACCGAAATGGGAGGTCTCGTTGCGGCTCGACGGCTTCTCCACAATCCGGTGGTCTCGGATGGATTTACCGCGCTGTGGGAGCGGGGCCGCGTGGATCTCACGGTGGAAGCTCTCGTACTGCAGGCGGAGTTCCACCCGCTCTTCACAGAGGGGGAGCTGACCGTGGCCAGCTGTCGGGTCAAGGGAGCCGGCTCGCGGAGTTCTTGA